ACACCTGTTCCCATACCGAACACAGAAGTTAAGCCCTTCAGCGCCGATGGTACTTGGTTGGAAGCGACCTGGGAGAGTAGGACGTCGCTGGTTTTTTATTTTTTGAATAAGCATACATATAGAACAGCAGCCATTAGAGAAAAACTTTCTAATAAGGCTGCTTTTTATTTTGCAGGGACCTTATACTCAAAAAAACTTATATTTCAAAATACTGTTGAGTAAGTCATATATATATGTAAAAATAGGGTATAAGATTCAAGTAAAATAAAATTTAAAAATACAGGGGGAATAGATTTGAAAAGAAATGGAAAGAAAATAATGTCGCTAGTTCTAGCATCTGCGATTATGGTATCGAGTGGAGTCACAATGGCAGATAGAGACAATAATAAAAGCAATGGAAAAAGCAACCGCATATACAGTACAAATGAATTAAAGCAGATAAATGAGGCTGGCGAGAAAATAAGAAAAGAAAATAAAGGTGTCTCTGTTATATCTGTGGAGGATATAGTTTCAAGGAGAAGTATAAAATTCGATACACCTCCTGTTATAAAGGAAAACAGAACTCTAGTTCCGGTTAGAGCTATATCAGAAGGGTTTAAAGCTCAGGTTGAATGGCTTCCAGAGACTAAAGAAGTTGTCATAAAAAAAGACGATAAGACAATAGTTCTGAAGCTTGGAAGCAATATAGCGCTAGTAAACGGCATTGAAAAAGAGATAGATTCTGAGGCACAGGCTTTCTCAAGCAGGACCTATGTTCCGCTTAGATTTATAGCAGAGGAGCTCGGGACTAAGATTTCATATGTAAAAGAGACCGGAAAAATAGAGTTGGACGACGACGTTGATGAAATAAAAGAGGACTTAGAGGAGAGCTTAGAGGATCTGAAAGAGGATTTAGAAGAATTGGAAAAAGCTCTGAAAGATGAAGATAAAGCTAAGCTGGATTCGCTAAAGTTGAAGATTGAAGAGCTGGAAAATGAGCTAAAGGACTTGGATATAGACTTTGAGAGCTATAAAGACAACGATGACAACGACGATGATGACAGTAGCGATGATATTGACGACGACAACGACGATGACAGCAATGACGATGATGATAGCAACAGTGATGACACTGACGACGACAAAGAAGACAATAATAGCGATGACGATAATTAAAAAATAATGATAAACGGCGTTGCAAGTCCACAAGCTGTACTAAGTGGACAGGCACGCTGTTCACTTATTGGAGCACTTGGACCTGTACTCCATGGGAGTTTTTAGTTCGATCTTTTTAAAGACAGTGGAAAAGTAACTTTGGTTTTTAAACCCGCATATGCTGGATATATATTCTAGAGAATAGTCCTCAGACTCGAGAAATTCCTTGGCTCTAGAAACTCGAAGTTTATTTATGAAACTGGTAACTCTCATCCCAGTATGTTTTATAAACATAGAAGAGAGGTAGTTCTTAGATACATGCACTCTGCTTGAAAGAACTTCTAAAGAGAGATCTGAGTTCAAGTTGCTCTCTATATATTCAATAGTTTCAAAGATCAATATATTGCTACAGTTTAAAGAATTAAAGGAGATAAAATTGGAAAAGCCAGTTAGGGCTTCTCTTCCAATCGACAAGATTTCATCAGGACAGCCCTCTGACTCTATTTTTCTTATATAAGACGCAGTAAGCTCTTTCAGCTTAGAACAAGGGGTTTGACATACGCTTTTTCCTATGTAGTAGATAGTACATATAACTTGGTTTTTCAAAGACCTTACAAAGCTTTCACCCGACAGGGTAAGCTCGCTTTTAGAACAATGCTTTTCATATATATCGATGGCCAAACTCAAGTCTTTTAGTCGAATGGCCTTTAGTATTTCGTCTTCAAAATTATAACTGCACATATAAACAAACCTCCTGGATGATTTTTTATAAAAACACAATTGATTTCTATAAAAAATAAAATATATCTATAGTAGAATTATAATATAAATGATAATCAATATCAATAAGGAGGAGCGAATATGGCAAAGTTAAATATAATATACTGGAGTGGGACAGGAAACACAGAAAAGATGGGAGAGCTTATAAAAGAAGGAGCCTTAGCGTCAGGAGCAGATGTAGAGCTTATAGATGTGACTACAGCCGACAGTGGAGCTTTGGACGCAGAGATATTGGCATTGGGATCGCCTTCTATGGGAGCCGAGGAAGTTGAGGCCGAGATGGAGGACTTTATATCTTCCAACAGCGACAAGCTTTCAGGAAAGCGAGTCGGGCTCTTTGGGTCTTATGACTGGGGAGATGGAGAGTGGATGAGAGAGTGGAAAGACACGATATCCAGCTACGGAGCAGAGGTTGTAGGCGATGGCTGCATAGTTAATCTTACTCCAGATGGAGAAAGTGCGGAGCAGTGCAAGACATATGGAAAATCTTTGGTAGAAGGAAGATAATATGAGAAGTATAACCGAAGAATTTTTCAAGAACATCTCTAGACTAGAGAGAGGGGAATATATGGACTGCTTTCTGACTTATATGACATCGCCTGTTATCATGAAGCTAAAGCCTTCGATGACTATATCTGTTCAGTCTAGTGAAATAAAGCTGTTTAGAGAATGGGCTGAAAAGCTAGACAACCAAGATATAAAGCATGTAGAGATAAAATCAGGGTACGAAAAGACAGTTGTGTTTATATACAGCGAGGAGACTTTGACTTTCCAACTTGAGAGTGTCGAAAATAAAAAGATACTCGGTTCTTTGGGATATACTTCTGAATCTTCACTTGAAGAAAAGTTAGAGAGGTTAAAGCTCAGGATGACTATGGACGAGTTTCCTCACGAGATAGGTGTATTTCTGGGTATACCTGCAAGAGATGTGGTTGGGTTCATAAAAGGGGAAGAGTGCATACACTGTGGCTATTGGAAGGTGTACGGGAATTTAAGCGAAGCTAAAAAGACATTTGGTCTTTACGATCTCTCTAAAAACATAGTAATGGAAAGTATACTGGGTGGAAAGAACTTAGACGATACACTCAGCATTATGAGAAGTTTTAGGGGAAAGGAGTGCTCTCTACAGTAGAGAAAGTGCAATGGCAAAAATTAAAAATAGTCAAAAAAGTCGCAGAGCTGGCTGACTCCAGTTCGCGACTTTTTTGAGTTTAATACTCTATACCTTTTCTAGCGGGGATTCCAGATTCAAACGGATGTTTTAGAGGCGTTATAACACTTACATAGTCGGATATCTCTATCAGGTTTTCTGGAGCATTTCGGCCAGTCAAGATTATCTCCATCGCTTCAGGCTTTGACTTAAGCAAAGAGGCAAGCTCTTCAGAACATACAAGGTTGTTGGATATCGCGCCCATTATTTCATCCAAGATAAGTACATCGCAGTCGGAGTTAGTTATGACTGAAGAGATAAACTCCATCGCCTTGTCGATGTCTTCTTGCAGCTCGGCTTTCTCTTCGTCGCTCAAGGTCCAGAAGAAACCTCTAGGACGCTCAAACCTAAATATGCTGAAGTTTTCAACTTTTTCGAGCGCGCGAAGCTCCCCAGTATTGCTGCTTTTCAGGAATTGAACCATATAGACAGAGAGGTCATTTCCGGAAGCTCTCAGCCCTTGTCCTATTGCAGCAGTGGTCTTCCCCTTGCCATCTCCAGTGTATATATGAATAAGACCAGTTTGTAATTTCAAAAAATCAGCCCCTTTATATTCTATTTATGAGATAATTATAATATAATAAATGCTTAAATAGAAGATAAAAGCAAATAATATTTAAATAGGGTAGAAAAACAGTTAACTGGGTATTATAGAAAATATGAATATTGAAATTTTAGGAGGGTTTATATGATATTTAAGAAAAGAGGAAATTGCGACGAGGCCAGAAAGATAGTTACATACGTAGAGAAGCGGTTGGATGGCGAGAATGTGGATCCGCCTGTAGTGGATTTTGACCTCCACCAGTATATACTCAATATATTTATGAATCTACTGGAGAACAACAGCCAAAACAAGAAGTATCTGCTTGAACTCTTGGAAAAGTCGTCTAAGCTGAGCGAATTTGACGTAGAGATATCATTTATATCTAAGAAAATGGAGGGCGTGGCAGAAGAACTGTCTTACTTCAGTACATCCAATATGGCGGTTGTAGAGGAGACTACAGCCGGTATGAGCCAGGTAAAGGAGGCTATAGAAAACAGCAACTCGATACTTGAGGACATAACGGCAAAGTCTGACGACTTGATAAGGACGAATAAAGAGAACAGAGAGCAGATAGACTACGTCATAAAGATAAAGGACAATGTGGTCTCGGATGCAGACATAATGGCGGATAAGATAGCCACTCTAGAGGAGATGTCTAGAAAAGTGGACGAGATGGTTGAAGGAGTAGGCAGCATAGCAGAGCAGACAAACCTGCTGGCTCTAAACGCCTCTATAGAAGCTGCAAGGGCAGGAGAGCACGGACGGGGATTTGCTGTAGTTGCCGAAGAAATCAGAAAGCTAGCCGAGGACACAAAGAGCAAGCTTTCAGATATGCAGTCTTTCACAGAGAACATAAGGGTTGCAACAAAGGAGAGCACAGACAGTGTAAACCATACTATAGCTTCAATGGCAGATATGAGCGAAAAGATAGACTCCGTGAGCAAGACTTTTGAAGAAAGTGTGGAGAGTCTTGAGACAACTGTAAATGGCGTGACAGACCTTGCGAGCATGATGCAGGAGATAAACGCTTCTACAGTAGAGATTTCACAGGCCATGGACACAATAGCTGTAGATTCAGAGAAGATAAACTACATGGCCAAAGAGGTCTTTGACGACGCAGAGGAGACCAGGAAGT
This is a stretch of genomic DNA from Andreesenia angusta. It encodes these proteins:
- a CDS encoding methyl-accepting chemotaxis protein; translated protein: MIFKKRGNCDEARKIVTYVEKRLDGENVDPPVVDFDLHQYILNIFMNLLENNSQNKKYLLELLEKSSKLSEFDVEISFISKKMEGVAEELSYFSTSNMAVVEETTAGMSQVKEAIENSNSILEDITAKSDDLIRTNKENREQIDYVIKIKDNVVSDADIMADKIATLEEMSRKVDEMVEGVGSIAEQTNLLALNASIEAARAGEHGRGFAVVAEEIRKLAEDTKSKLSDMQSFTENIRVATKESTDSVNHTIASMADMSEKIDSVSKTFEESVESLETTVNGVTDLASMMQEINASTVEISQAMDTIAVDSEKINYMAKEVFDDAEETRKSSQKISDIDTEISRIIGELIKILNKGTHPIYNDDFIKSVNSAVSAHQNWVVKLKEMVDNREVKPIQSDGHKCGFGHFYHSIDLEHPELANDWKRVDPLHKELHSKADVVKDYISKGDMENAKKEYHYTENLSKQIIEILRGISSKAESMSREGEYVFKVKIDKA
- a CDS encoding stalk domain-containing protein — protein: MKRNGKKIMSLVLASAIMVSSGVTMADRDNNKSNGKSNRIYSTNELKQINEAGEKIRKENKGVSVISVEDIVSRRSIKFDTPPVIKENRTLVPVRAISEGFKAQVEWLPETKEVVIKKDDKTIVLKLGSNIALVNGIEKEIDSEAQAFSSRTYVPLRFIAEELGTKISYVKETGKIELDDDVDEIKEDLEESLEDLKEDLEELEKALKDEDKAKLDSLKLKIEELENELKDLDIDFESYKDNDDNDDDDSSDDIDDDNDDDSNDDDDSNSDDTDDDKEDNNSDDDN
- a CDS encoding DUF3793 family protein, which encodes MRSITEEFFKNISRLERGEYMDCFLTYMTSPVIMKLKPSMTISVQSSEIKLFREWAEKLDNQDIKHVEIKSGYEKTVVFIYSEETLTFQLESVENKKILGSLGYTSESSLEEKLERLKLRMTMDEFPHEIGVFLGIPARDVVGFIKGEECIHCGYWKVYGNLSEAKKTFGLYDLSKNIVMESILGGKNLDDTLSIMRSFRGKECSLQ
- a CDS encoding flavodoxin, which encodes MAKLNIIYWSGTGNTEKMGELIKEGALASGADVELIDVTTADSGALDAEILALGSPSMGAEEVEAEMEDFISSNSDKLSGKRVGLFGSYDWGDGEWMREWKDTISSYGAEVVGDGCIVNLTPDGESAEQCKTYGKSLVEGR
- a CDS encoding helix-turn-helix domain-containing protein, which produces MCSYNFEDEILKAIRLKDLSLAIDIYEKHCSKSELTLSGESFVRSLKNQVICTIYYIGKSVCQTPCSKLKELTASYIRKIESEGCPDEILSIGREALTGFSNFISFNSLNCSNILIFETIEYIESNLNSDLSLEVLSSRVHVSKNYLSSMFIKHTGMRVTSFINKLRVSRAKEFLESEDYSLEYISSICGFKNQSYFSTVFKKIELKTPMEYRSKCSNK
- a CDS encoding cob(I)yrinic acid a,c-diamide adenosyltransferase, which translates into the protein MKLQTGLIHIYTGDGKGKTTAAIGQGLRASGNDLSVYMVQFLKSSNTGELRALEKVENFSIFRFERPRGFFWTLSDEEKAELQEDIDKAMEFISSVITNSDCDVLILDEIMGAISNNLVCSEELASLLKSKPEAMEIILTGRNAPENLIEISDYVSVITPLKHPFESGIPARKGIEY